A genomic region of Persephonella marina EX-H1 contains the following coding sequences:
- a CDS encoding MFS transporter has translation MESNSFRIKGSPMTGLIMATFGFFIGFAAVSLYGPVAKNLKEILGLSGFLLGLLVAAPNLTGSLLRIPFAAWVDKAGGKIPLTTLLVLSVIGMGGLSTLLYFYYPNLEPWMYWLILFFGFLSGCGIATFSVGIAQTAYWFPENKQGFALGIYAGVGNLAPGLFGLVLPFALKEIGLTTSYILWFGFLLVGTVIYILFAKDAPYFQLIKSGIPRDEAIIRAKEKGQELIPTGSLIESLKNSARHIETWALVALYFTSFGGFLALTGWFIVFWVESYDMEVRHAGLLMAFGFSLLASVIRIFGGWMSDKIGGELVSIVAFGMILIGALIVISGGNTNFSVSLAGEILMGAGMGIANGAVFKLVPKYVPHATGGAAGWVGGLGAFGGFVVPPILGIFVQNFGISGYSKGFIVYVLLSVMAIIISGLLWKAYGKEINKPIEEL, from the coding sequence ATGGAAAGTAACAGTTTCAGGATCAAAGGTAGTCCTATGACAGGACTTATAATGGCAACATTTGGATTTTTTATAGGGTTTGCAGCTGTCTCACTGTACGGACCTGTTGCAAAAAATCTGAAAGAGATCTTAGGGCTTTCTGGTTTTTTACTTGGACTTCTCGTTGCAGCACCTAATCTCACAGGTTCTCTTTTAAGAATACCTTTTGCAGCATGGGTGGATAAGGCTGGTGGAAAGATACCATTAACAACACTGCTCGTACTGTCTGTTATAGGTATGGGAGGTTTATCTACGCTCCTATACTTCTACTACCCTAACCTTGAACCATGGATGTACTGGCTTATACTATTTTTCGGTTTTTTAAGTGGATGTGGTATAGCCACTTTTTCAGTGGGAATCGCCCAGACAGCTTACTGGTTTCCTGAAAATAAACAGGGTTTTGCACTTGGGATTTACGCAGGTGTGGGAAATCTTGCTCCTGGTCTCTTTGGACTTGTTCTCCCCTTTGCTTTAAAAGAGATCGGACTAACAACATCATATATACTCTGGTTTGGTTTTTTACTTGTTGGAACTGTTATTTATATCCTTTTTGCAAAAGATGCCCCTTACTTCCAGCTAATCAAATCTGGTATCCCAAGGGATGAGGCTATAATCAGAGCAAAGGAAAAAGGACAGGAACTTATACCAACAGGCAGTCTTATTGAATCCCTCAAAAACTCAGCAAGACATATTGAAACATGGGCTTTAGTAGCATTATATTTCACCTCTTTTGGTGGTTTCCTCGCTCTGACAGGCTGGTTTATCGTTTTCTGGGTTGAGAGCTATGATATGGAAGTGAGACATGCAGGACTTCTGATGGCCTTTGGTTTTTCCTTACTCGCCTCTGTTATAAGGATTTTCGGCGGATGGATGTCTGATAAGATCGGTGGTGAACTCGTCTCAATAGTTGCTTTTGGAATGATACTGATAGGCGCTCTTATCGTTATATCAGGTGGAAATACAAACTTCTCAGTCTCTCTGGCAGGTGAGATCTTAATGGGAGCAGGTATGGGTATTGCAAACGGTGCTGTTTTCAAACTTGTCCCCAAGTATGTTCCACATGCTACAGGTGGTGCTGCAGGATGGGTTGGTGGTCTGGGAGCATTTGGGGGATTTGTTGTTCCACCTATACTGGGCATTTTTGTCCAGAACTTTGGTATCTCAGGTTACTCAAAAGGTTTTATAGTTTACGTTCTTCTATCTGTTATGGCAATTATCATATCAGGACTACTATGGAAAGCCTACGGAAAAGAGATAAACAAGCCGATTGAGGAGC